A window of Panicum virgatum strain AP13 chromosome 8K, P.virgatum_v5, whole genome shotgun sequence contains these coding sequences:
- the LOC120645960 gene encoding scarecrow-like protein 33 → MEQSQPSLLEKSSGMSEGCQQHVVPNDMMLPYISHMLLEDDIDDNELNDHPALLQVQQPFAQILSSSSYGANTSNTDSAKDLLQDGRDDDSTLNLNSALSKGTDAIRAFLKGMEEANMLLPKDNKQFRGGVQVNQMVQKSSNHSGDKKRYNRDNHMEDEIRTGKAAKMIKDPEENCANEMLDEMMLHAYDTCIKGMGKLHVSMDTKVDKGNRKKYNKAAKNNMVDIRTLLISCAQAVATNNHMRARELLMEIKQHASATGDATQRVALCFTKGLEARLVGAGSQLWQLLMAEHPSIVEFLKAYRLYYAVCCFKKVALSFSTMTILQAMVGKRKLHIVDYGMHFGFQWAGLLRLLAGREGGPPEVKITAIGPAKLKACPAERIEELGCRLSNWANEFGLASFKFHTIMKKWEDVRIEDLNTNTDEVLVVNDLFSFSTLMDESVFFDRQSPRDTVLSNIKKMRPNVFIQSILNCSCGSSFVARFREVMSYYMALFDILDATMPRESKSRVVLEQFVLGRPALNIIACEGLDLAQRPEKYRQWQVRNQRAGLRLLPLKSRIVEVVKDAVQKHHHKNFLICEDGHWLLQGWKGRILFAHSCWVAQDTSQ, encoded by the coding sequence ATGGAGCAGTCACAACCATCCCTTCTCGAGAAGTCCAGTGGCATGAGTGAGGGCTGTCAACAGCATGTCGTCCCTAATGACATGATGCTCCCTTACATCTCTCACATGCTCTTGGAGGATGACATTGATGATAATGAGCTCAATGATCACCCTGCTCTACTCCAGGTGCAGCAACCCTTTGCTCAAAttctctcctcctcttcctatGGTGCTAACACCAGTAACACAGACAGTGCCAAAGATTTATTGCAAGATGGCAGGGATGATGATAGCACACTCAACCTCAACTCAGCCTTATCCAAGGGTACCGACGCAATTCGGGCGTTCCTAAAAGGCATGGAAGAGGCAAACATGCTCTTGCCCAAAGACAACAAGCAGTTTAGAGGGGGTGTGCAGGTGAATCAGATGGTCCAGAAAAGCAGCAATCATAGTGGGGATAAGAAGAGGTATAATAGGGATAACCATATGGAGGATGAAATAAGGACCGGCAAAGCTGCAAAGATGATCAAGGATCCAGAGGAGAATTGTGCCAATGAGATGCTTGATGAAATGATGTTGCATGCCTATGATACATGCATCAAGGGCATGGGGAAGCTGCATGTCTCCATGGACACCAAGGTGGATAAGGGAAACAGGAAGAAATATAACAAGGCGGCGAAGAACAATATGGTGGACATACGCACATTGCTAATATCTTGTGCGCAGGCCGTGGCAACAAACAACCACATGAGGGCACGGGAGTTGCTAATGGAAATCAAGCAACATGCATCAGCAACAGGGGATGCCACACAACGGGTAGCTCTGTGTTTCACCAAGGGGCTGGAGGCACGGCTAGTGGGTGCAGGTAGCCAGCTTTGGCAGTTGCTCATGGCAGAGCATCCCTCCATCGTGGAGTTCCTCAAGGCCTATAGACTTTACTATGCAGTCTGCTGCTTCAAAAAGGTGGCACTCAGTTTTTCGACGATGACAATCTTGCAGGCCATGGTGGGTAAGAGGAAGCTGCACATTGTGGATTACGGTATGCATTTTGGCTTCCAATGGGCAGGCTTGCTCCGCTTGCTGGCGGGTAGAGAAGGTGGCCCGCCAGAGGTGAAGATCACCGCCATAGGCCCTGCCAAGCTCAAGGCCTGTCCAGCAGAGCGAATTGAGGAACTAGGGTGCAGGCTCAGCAATTGGGCCAATGAGTTCGGCTTGGCTTCTTTCAAGTTCCACACAATCATGAAGAAATGGGAGGATGTTCGCATCGAAGACTTGAACACCAACACAGATGAGGTGCTTGTCGTGAATGACCTCTTCAGTTTTAGCACCTTGATGGACGAGAGTGTATTCTTTGACAGACAAAGCCCTAGGGATACCGTCCTCAGTAACATCAAGAAGATGAGGCCCAACGTGTTCATCCAGAGCATTTTGAATTGTTCATGTGGTTCCTCATTCGTGGCACGGTTTCGAGAGGTGATGTCCTACTACATGGCACTATTTGACATACTGGATGCAACCATGCCAAGGGAGAGCAAATCTCGAGTGGTGCTGGAGCAGTTCGTGCTTGGTCGTCCTGCACTTAACATCATCGCCTGTGAGGGACTAGACTTGGCGCAACGCCCTGAAAAGTATAGGCAATGGCAGGTGAGAAACCAACGGGCAGGGCTGAGGCTGCTGCCATTGAAATCAAGAATTGTAGAGGTCGTAAAAGATGCAGTCCAGAAGCACCACCACAAGAACTTTTTGATATGTGAGGATGGCCATTGGCTTCTACAAGGGTGGAAGGGGCGCATCCTATTTGCGCACTCGTGTTGGGTAGCCCAAGACACCTCTCAATGA